Proteins found in one Candidatus Wallbacteria bacterium genomic segment:
- a CDS encoding HEAT repeat domain-containing protein, with amino-acid sequence MAIRSIRDLKIINNLRVEFIRRKIDFTKLRLMCENGYVTIIGQVAFIDGQERSVSKTVQDLDVLDKNLRKLAYIKYVKYYFENWQRDEDGKWHQISEESAAGKIKYWLENLIVKLSEPEFRKNFLESQKETNRLTSFLKSDDVEIRRLTIRAMIEIGDSRFFTHLIDMYSTEKDESILSELILAIGKLGKDDSIHLLKKHLTGDNIEIVLSTIKALGATESKTIVPILLPLLSSAKPEVKAEVVNALAKLGKEEVLHAIEEMLESSNVQMRLMAIEALSKMKSAVASQLLRKAMSDGNSDVRFKAVLVLARLPGSDFTQDFLALLESEKNEYVKATLVKACAKSGGPAVLTAIIPFLSDKDGRVRANSIEAMEKIVTRENRDQIVESVLPCIEDENNRVRVNAINLLAQMGEVRFTDKLFHMLRSPDPVLFSSASYALSVKADALVVRRLFDELMTSPTPVKSVVIDTLKKIEQKVPELVKLQLDVVKKELKEINLLLAKF; translated from the coding sequence ATGGCTATTAGAAGTATCAGGGATCTGAAGATTATCAACAATCTGCGTGTGGAATTCATTCGCAGGAAGATCGATTTTACAAAACTGCGCTTGATGTGCGAGAACGGCTATGTCACGATCATTGGTCAGGTCGCTTTTATCGACGGGCAGGAGCGTTCAGTTTCCAAAACCGTCCAGGACCTGGATGTGCTTGATAAGAACCTCAGGAAACTCGCTTACATCAAATACGTCAAATATTATTTTGAAAACTGGCAGCGCGACGAAGACGGGAAATGGCATCAGATCAGCGAAGAATCCGCTGCCGGGAAGATCAAGTACTGGCTGGAAAACCTGATTGTCAAGCTGTCTGAACCGGAATTTCGAAAGAACTTTCTGGAAAGCCAGAAAGAAACCAACCGCCTCACATCATTTCTGAAAAGCGATGATGTGGAAATCAGGCGTTTAACGATCCGGGCCATGATAGAGATCGGAGACAGCCGTTTCTTCACTCATTTGATCGACATGTATTCGACTGAGAAGGATGAATCAATCCTCTCAGAATTGATCCTGGCAATCGGAAAGCTGGGTAAAGATGATTCGATCCATCTGCTCAAGAAACATCTTACTGGTGACAACATCGAGATCGTCCTTTCCACTATCAAAGCTTTGGGAGCTACTGAAAGCAAAACCATTGTACCCATACTGCTGCCGCTTTTATCCTCTGCCAAACCTGAGGTGAAAGCCGAAGTAGTGAACGCCCTGGCCAAGCTTGGTAAAGAAGAAGTCCTGCATGCCATCGAGGAAATGCTGGAATCTTCCAATGTCCAGATGCGCTTGATGGCCATTGAAGCCCTGTCAAAAATGAAATCCGCAGTGGCCAGCCAGCTTCTGCGCAAGGCAATGTCTGACGGGAATTCCGATGTGCGCTTCAAGGCAGTGCTGGTGCTGGCGAGGCTGCCGGGCAGCGACTTCACACAGGATTTTCTGGCTCTGCTGGAGAGTGAAAAGAACGAATACGTAAAAGCTACGCTGGTCAAAGCCTGTGCCAAGAGCGGCGGCCCGGCAGTGCTTACCGCGATCATCCCGTTCCTGTCCGACAAAGACGGACGCGTGCGTGCAAACAGCATCGAAGCCATGGAAAAGATCGTGACCAGGGAAAATCGCGACCAGATAGTTGAATCAGTGCTGCCATGCATCGAAGACGAAAATAACAGGGTCAGGGTGAATGCCATCAACCTGCTGGCCCAGATGGGTGAAGTACGCTTCACTGACAAACTCTTCCACATGCTTCGTTCACCTGACCCAGTGCTGTTTTCTTCCGCCTCCTACGCACTGTCCGTTAAAGCGGATGCCCTGGTCGTGCGGCGCCTTTTTGATGAGCTCATGACCTCTCCTACCCCCGTAAAGTCCGTTGTGATAGATACCCTGAAAAAAATCGAGCAGAAAGTGCCTGAACTGGTAAAACTGCAACTCGATGTAGTGAAAAAAGAGCTGAAAGAAATCAATTTACTGCTGGCTAAATTCTGA